In one window of Thermotoga sp. Mc24 DNA:
- a CDS encoding NUDIX domain-containing protein, protein MKFYEERIESKRVFEGKMISVRVDHVRLPDGKVSTREVVDHPGAVVIVPVLGEKILFVEQYRYPIEQVLLELPAGKMDPAESPEECAERELEEETGYRAKKLSYLGKIFTTPGFTTEVIHIFAAEDLEKTTQNTDPDEFIEVKELHIEEVLSLLRNAEIEDSKTICALTRFFFAKGVIR, encoded by the coding sequence GTGAAGTTCTACGAAGAGAGAATCGAGAGCAAAAGAGTCTTCGAAGGAAAGATGATAAGTGTGAGGGTAGACCATGTGAGGCTTCCAGATGGCAAAGTGTCCACCCGTGAAGTGGTGGATCATCCCGGTGCTGTGGTGATCGTTCCTGTGCTCGGTGAGAAGATTCTTTTCGTTGAACAGTACAGGTATCCAATCGAGCAGGTCCTTCTGGAGCTTCCCGCGGGAAAGATGGATCCCGCAGAGTCTCCTGAAGAGTGTGCAGAAAGAGAGCTCGAGGAGGAAACTGGCTACAGGGCGAAGAAGCTTTCTTATCTCGGAAAGATCTTCACCACGCCGGGTTTCACCACGGAAGTGATACACATATTCGCTGCCGAAGACCTGGAAAAGACCACTCAGAACACAGATCCGGATGAGTTCATTGAAGTTAAGGAATTACACATCGAAGAGGTACTTTCTCTGCTCAGGAACGCGGAGATAGAAGATTCCAAAACCATCTGTGCGCTAACACGGTTTTTCTTTGCGAAAGGAGTGATTCGATGA